Proteins encoded in a region of the Acidobacteriota bacterium genome:
- a CDS encoding ketoacyl-ACP synthase III, with the protein MNSPLARFLIPGVGVALPRRVLDNRELGRVLGLDPASIAARTGIEERRVAEEDDSASSLGARAAAAALAAAGGRPETIDLLLLSTYTPDFPLCPTAPLVARQLGAVRAGAFDINAACAGGVAALVTAASMIRSGPFRRALVVASDLTTRYIREDDPKTRLVFGDGAAALLIERAPEDPAARCWSLLAVDLGADGSGAHLFRVPAGGSAGRPLNGVRSHAPLAIEMNGRAIFRFGVEKGVEVLDRLRRRAGLGPGDVAWVIPHQANLRIISAMIDRSGIPKDRWYVNIERYGNTASSSVPIALAELVRAGRIAPGDIVLLVAFGAGLTWSGAALRAG; encoded by the coding sequence ATGAACTCACCGCTGGCCCGCTTTCTCATCCCGGGCGTGGGGGTGGCGCTCCCCCGCAGGGTCCTGGACAACCGCGAGTTGGGGCGGGTTCTCGGCCTCGACCCGGCGTCGATCGCGGCGCGGACCGGCATCGAGGAACGGAGGGTCGCGGAGGAGGACGACTCGGCCTCCTCTCTCGGCGCCCGGGCCGCCGCCGCCGCGCTCGCGGCGGCGGGAGGCCGCCCCGAGACCATCGACCTTCTGTTGCTGTCGACCTACACCCCCGACTTCCCGCTCTGCCCCACCGCTCCCCTCGTCGCCCGGCAGCTGGGCGCGGTCAGGGCCGGTGCGTTCGACATCAACGCCGCCTGCGCCGGGGGGGTCGCAGCTCTGGTCACCGCGGCGTCGATGATCCGCAGCGGGCCGTTCCGGAGGGCTCTCGTCGTCGCCTCCGATCTGACGACGCGCTACATCCGGGAAGACGACCCCAAGACGCGGCTCGTGTTCGGCGACGGCGCCGCTGCGCTCCTGATCGAGCGGGCGCCGGAGGATCCGGCGGCGCGGTGCTGGTCGCTGCTCGCGGTGGATCTCGGCGCGGACGGTTCCGGAGCGCACCTGTTCCGGGTGCCGGCTGGGGGAAGCGCCGGCCGCCCGCTCAACGGCGTCCGCAGTCACGCCCCGCTGGCGATCGAGATGAACGGCCGGGCGATCTTCCGCTTCGGCGTGGAAAAGGGCGTGGAAGTCCTCGACAGGCTCAGGCGCCGCGCCGGCCTCGGGCCCGGCGACGTGGCCTGGGTGATCCCCCATCAGGCGAACCTCCGGATCATCAGCGCGATGATCGACCGGAGCGGGATTCCGAAGGACCGGTGGTACGTCAACATCGAGCGCTACGGGAACACCGCCTCGAGTTCGGTTCCGATCGCGCTGGCCGAGCTGGTCCGCGCCGGCCGTATCGCGCCGGGAGACATCGTCCTTCTCGTCGCCTTCGGTGCGGGGCTGACCTGGAGCGGCGCCGCCCTGCGGGCCGGCTGA